From Pungitius pungitius chromosome 9, fPunPun2.1, whole genome shotgun sequence, one genomic window encodes:
- the LOC119218324 gene encoding bromodomain-containing protein 4-like isoform X2 codes for MLRDGGKRRDDISDDSLTSRPRASDVTAVRLTSLPDVGPDCLFWIWGKKVCDARTSDRRRFGAHSWFWPYVKYLPARLSYDCTSALDHSCTATSIDPSEDCNGLRAPPLPPGPAMSYPLKLSAQSLQPSTAMGDGPEAGGSQSLPPAPLPLAFNAAPPEIWSPSRPKRQTNQLQFLLKEVLKTLWKHHFAWPFQAPVDAIKLGLPDYYKIIKIPMDMGTIKKRLENHYYWNAHECIQDFNTMFTNCYIYNKPGDDIVLMAKALEKVFLHKITEMPQEETEIAVVTKGRRGGRREPGFKSDSGQDSSPSTTPHARGFSSPSNMVPTHAVPPPQGPPALTLSQPPRVPPTPSSHAPHLGPPFPLSTPDVLVQGVTSVPPPALTHPGLPPAPVLQSPPALIKQRKSQKRKADTTTPTANDQLSESPPVPAETRQRRDSIRPSKTPKKDTSQPDSQHHPGGGPGEAAAARGGAAVAQKRQEQMRCCARLVREMLSKKHVGYAWPFYKPVDVKALGLHDYHDIIKHPMDLSNIKRKLDTRQYRDAQEFAADVRLMFSNCYKYNPPEHDVVGMARKLQDVFEMRFAKMPDEPEEPAPVPTPSSALHPAPPSARQAPPLPRISDNDSSSSSESESSGGDSEHERQHRLAELQEQLKAVHEQLAALSQPPACKPKKKEREREKEKEREREKEHEREKKKKEKQKKKMAEEFAEGPPPSVTLTGGKKIKSSKEPIAVKKERKKPRKDGVRNSRGLAPPQPEPTPLVPSASLEAEEEPDVFGGVSSDRCRPMSYEEKRQLSLDINKLPGDKLGRVVHIIQTREPSLKNSNPDEIEIDFETLKPSTLRELEKYVSSCLKKKRKSPSGEKPLEATHVPKVKTGSSSSGSSDSSDSEDSENAGLVPKLQKKIPPIKDAKGPAPVPPPQPPHTQPPAIQSKPPPPAMVPSLDSSQLMGSGFDPLAQFINAHLRSNAEPPVTAVPGLLHANAPPGTHPFLPQLPVTPSPAIHIALPQQPSRPSSRAAPLPPKPLQAPPPLSLPPPPSPQIQPSLPLALLPPVPRVPSPPSHGFLGTLSAQPPQALLEGDEELTPATPQTPPLSQDHTFMQPLQARPAVQTQPRPQPAPAPPHVPHPFPPTAPQQKGGALQQKLQQSPRSKADSFSAGHLPQVPSPLMMHSPQFHLMGQHSPPQTRKHEQKSHPVVVKEEKPPLLPFSPPSRYDAHKHDSKHRSDLKLLDVSRHRLPDSPICSQQDLKTTQEPKAPAAPKKTQEVKLKNMGSWASLAQRSQSTPASSGRSSSDSFEQFRRAAREKEEREKQLRAQQLRRGQEKLRNRDDDDEPMEQARPLQEETRRCPEQPSPPAPTPPASSPPTSSPQAPPSQPQGAAPPIDQREMARRREQERRRREAMADTIDINFQSDLMAIFEENLF; via the exons ATGTTGCGTGAtggggggaagagaagagacGACATTTCGGATGACAGCTTAACGTCCCGCCCCCGTGCGTCTGACGTCACTGCCGTGCGTCTGACGTCACTGCCCGACGTCGGACCGGACTGTTTGTTCTGGATTTGGGGCAAGAAGGTCTGCGACGCGCGGACGAGCGACCGAAGAAG gttTGGCGCCCATTCCTGGTTCTGGCCGTACGTGAAGTATCTGCCCGCTCGGCTGAGCTATGATTGCACATCTGCATTAGACCACAGCTGCACAGCGACCAGCAT AGACCCAAGTGAGGACTGTAATGGCCtgagggccccccccctcccacctggcCCCGCCATGTCCTATCCGCTCAAGCTGTCCGCTCAGTCACTGCAACCCTCCACGGCGATGGGAGACGGGCCAGAGGCCGGCGGCAGCCAGagcctcccccccgcccccctgccaCTGGCCTTCAACGCCGCGCCCCCAGAAATATGGAGCCCCTCCCGACCCAAGCGACAGACCAACCAGCTGCAG ttcCTGCTCAAAGAGGTGCTGAAGACGCTGTGGAAACACCACTTTGCGTGGCCCTTCCAGGCTCCCGTAGACGCCATCAAGCTGGGTTTACCT GACTACTACAAGATCATCAAGATCCCTATGGACATGGGCACCATAAAGAAGCGCCTGGAGAACCACTACTACTGGAACGCCCACGAGTGCATCCAGGACTTCAACACCATGTTCACCAACTGCTACATCTACAACAAG cctggCGATGACATCGTCCTGATGGCGAAGGCCCTGGAGAAGGTTTTCCTCCACAAGATCACAGAGATGCcgcaggaggagacggagatCGCCGTGGTCACCAAGGGACGCCGCGGAGGCCGACGGGAGCCAG GTTTCAAGTCGGATTCGGGCCAGGACTCGtctccctccaccaccccccacgCCCGGGGCTTCTCGTCTCCCTCCAACATGGTGCCGACCCatgctgtgcccccccctcagggCCCTCCCGCCCTGACCCTGTCCCAGCCCCCACGGGTGCCCCCCACGCCCAGCTCCCACGCGCCCCACCTGGGCCCTCCGTTCCCCCTCTCAACACCGGATGTTCTGGTTCAGGGCGTgacctctgtcccccccccggccctgaCGCACCCAGGCCTCCCCCCTGCTCCCGTGCTGCAGAGCCCCCCCGCCCTCATCAAG cagaggaagagcCAGAAGAGGAAGGCTGACACCACGACGCCCACCGCCAACGACCAGCTGAGCgagtccccccccgtccctgctGAGACTCGGCAGCGGCGGGACAGCATCCGCCCATCCAAGACGCCCAAAAAAGACACGTCTCAGCCTGACTCCCAGCACCACCCgggaggggggccgggggaggcggcggcggcgagggggggggcggcggtcgcCCAGAAGCGGCAGGAGCAGATGCGTTGCTGCGCGCGGCTGGTCAGGGAGATGCTCTCCAAGAAACATGTGGGGTACGCGTGGCCCTTCTACAAGCCCGTGGACGTGAAGGCCCTCGGTCTCCATGACTACCACGACATCATCAAGCACCCCATGGACCTCAGCAACATCAAG AGGAAGCTGGACACCCGGCAGTACAGAGACGCTCAGGAGTTTGCAGCAGACGTCCGCTTGATGTTCTCCAACTGTTACAAGTACAACCCCCCCGAACACGACGTGGTGGGGATGGCGCGCAAGCTACAG GACGTGTTCGAGATGCGTTTTGCCAAAATGCCAGACGAGCCGGAGGAGCCGGCCCCCGTTCCCACCCCGTCGTCCGCcctccaccccgcccccccctcggcccgACAAGCCCCGCCTCTTCCCCGCATCTCGGACAAcgacagctccagctcctcggagtcGGAGTCCTCGGGGGGGGACTCCGAGCACGAGAGGCAGCACCGACTGGCCGAGTTACAGGAACAG ctTAAAGCTGTGCACGAGCAGCTGGCGGCGCTCTCTCAGCCCCCCGCCTGCAAACccaagaagaaggagagggagagggagaaggagaaggagagggagagggagaaggagcatgagagagagaagaagaagaaggagaagcaaaaaaagaagatggcAGAAGAATTTGCGGAggggccccccccctctgtgacaCTGACGGGCGGCAAGAAGAtcaagagcagcaaggagcCCATTGCAgtgaagaaggagaggaagaagcccag GAAGGACGGTGTGAGAAACAGCCGGGGGCTCGCCCCCCCGCAGCCCGAGCCCACGCCCCTCGTCCCCTCGGCCTCGCTGGAGGCAGAAGAAGAGCCGG aTGTGTTTGGGGGCGTGTCCTCCGACCGGTGCCGGCCCATGTCCTACGAGGAGAAGCGCCAGCTGAGCCTGGACATCAACAAGCTGCCCGGAGACAAACTGGGCCGCGTGGTCCACATCATCCAAACCAGGGAGCCGTCTCTGAAGAACTCGAACCCGGACGAGATCGAGATCGACTTTGAGACGCTGAAGCCGTCCACGCTGAGAGAGCTGGAGAAGTACGTCTCCAGCtgcctgaagaagaagaggaagagcccCTCAG GAGAAAAACCTCTGGAAGCGACACACGTGCCGAAGGTGAAGACGGGATCCTCGTCTTCAGGCAGCAGCGACTCGTCCGACAGCGAAGACTCTGAGAATG CAGGGCTGGTTCCCAAGCTGCAGAAGAAGATCCCGCCGATCAAAGACGCCAAGGGGCCCGCTCCggtccctcctcctcagcccccccacacccagCCCCCGGCGATCcagtccaaaccccccccccctgccatgGTCCCGTCTCTGGACTCGTCGCAGCTGATGGGCTCTGGGTTTGATCCTCTGGCTCAGTTCATTAACGCTCACCTGCGATCCAACGCCGAGCCCCCCGTCACCGCGGTGCCCGGCCTCCTCCACGCCAACGCCCCCCCCGGGACGCACCCCTTCCTCCCCCAGCTGCCCGTCACTCCGTCTCCAG CGATCCACATCGCTCTTCCCCAGCAGCCATCTCGGCCCAGCAGCAGAGCCGCGCCCCTTCCTCCCAAACCCCTGCAGGCCCCTCCCCCGTTGTCACTGCCTCCGCCCCCCTCGCCCCAGATCCAGCCCTCGCTACCACTCGCCCTCCTGCCGCCCGTCCCCCGTGTGCCGTCGCCCCCCTCGCACGGCTTCCTGGGAACCCTCTCGGCACAGCCCCCCCAAGCCCTGCTGGAAGGCGATGAGGAGCTCACCCCCGCCACTCCTCAAACCCCGCCCCTCAGTCAGGACCACACCTTCATGCAGCCGCTGCAGGCTCGGCCCGCCGTGCAGACGCAGCCCCGCCCTCAGCCtgcgcccgcccccccccacgtgcCCCACCCGTTCCCTCCCACGGCGCCGCAGCAGAAGGGGGGGGCCCTGCAGCAGAAGCTGCAACAGTCGCCTCGCAGCAAAGCAGATTCCTTCTCAGCAG GTCATCTGCCACAGGTTCCCTCCCCCCTGATGATGCATTCTCctcagttccatctgatgggACAACACTCGCCCCCCCAGACCCGGAAGCAT GAGCAGAAGTCACACCCTGTGGTGGTCAAAGAGGAGAAACCCCCCCTGCTGCCCTTCAGCCCCCCCTCGCGCTacgacgcacacaaacacgacaGCAAGCACA GATCCGACCTGAAGCTCCTGGACGTTTCTCGTCATCGCCTCCCAGACTCGCCCATCTGCTCCCAGCAAGACCTCAAAACCACGCAGGAGCCCAAAGCTCCAGCGGCCCCTAAGAAGACCCAG GAGGTGAAGCTGAAGAACATGGGCTCCTGGGCCAGCCTGGCTCAGAGGTCTCAGTCCACGCCGGCGTCCTCGGGGCGCTCCTCCAGCGACAGCTTCGAGCAGTTCAGACGGGCGGcgcgggagaaggaggagagggagaagcagcTGAGGGCGCAGCAGCTCCGCCGGGGGCAGGAGAAGCTTCG TAACcgtgacgacgacgacgagccCATGGAGCAGGCGCGTCCGTTGCAAGAAGAAACCCGCCGTTGCCCCGAGCAACCCTCCCCGCCGGCCCCCACCCCTCCGGCCTCCAGCCCGCCCACTTCCTCCCCCCAGGCCCCGCCCTCACAACCACAGGGCGCAGCCCCGCCCATCGACCAGCGGGAGATGGCACGCCGCCGCGAGCAGGAGAGGCGCCGGAGAGAGGCG atggCTGACACCATCGACATCAACTTCCAGAGCGACCTGATGGCCATTTTTGAAGAGAATCTGTTCTGA
- the LOC119218324 gene encoding bromodomain-containing protein 4-like isoform X3 — translation MLRDGGKRRDDISDDSLTSRPRASDVTAVRLTSLPDVGPDCLFWIWGKKVCDARTSDRRRFGAHSWFWPYVKYLPARLSYDCTSALDHSCTATSIDPSEDCNGLRAPPLPPGPAMSYPLKLSAQSLQPSTAMGDGPEAGGSQSLPPAPLPLAFNAAPPEIWSPSRPKRQTNQLQFLLKEVLKTLWKHHFAWPFQAPVDAIKLGLPDYYKIIKIPMDMGTIKKRLENHYYWNAHECIQDFNTMFTNCYIYNKPGDDIVLMAKALEKVFLHKITEMPQEETEIAVVTKGRRGGRREPGFKSDSGQDSSPSTTPHARGFSSPSNMVPTHAVPPPQGPPALTLSQPPRVPPTPSSHAPHLGPPFPLSTPDVLVQGVTSVPPPALTHPGLPPAPVLQSPPALIKQQRKSQKRKADTTTPTANDQLSESPPVPAETRQRRDSIRPSKTPKKDTSQPDSQHHPGGGPGEAAAARGGAAVAQKRQEQMRCCARLVREMLSKKHVGYAWPFYKPVDVKALGLHDYHDIIKHPMDLSNIKRKLDTRQYRDAQEFAADVRLMFSNCYKYNPPEHDVVGMARKLQDVFEMRFAKMPDEPEEPAPVPTPSSALHPAPPSARQAPPLPRISDNDSSSSSESESSGGDSEHERQHRLAELQEQLKAVHEQLAALSQPPACKPKKKEREREKEKEREREKEHEREKKKKEKQKKKMAEEFAEGPPPSVTLTGGKKIKSSKEPIAVKKERKKPRKDGVRNSRGLAPPQPEPTPLVPSASLEAEEEPDVFGGVSSDRCRPMSYEEKRQLSLDINKLPGDKLGRVVHIIQTREPSLKNSNPDEIEIDFETLKPSTLRELEKYVSSCLKKKRKSPSGEKPLEATHVPKVKTGSSSSGSSDSSDSEDSENGLVPKLQKKIPPIKDAKGPAPVPPPQPPHTQPPAIQSKPPPPAMVPSLDSSQLMGSGFDPLAQFINAHLRSNAEPPVTAVPGLLHANAPPGTHPFLPQLPVTPSPAIHIALPQQPSRPSSRAAPLPPKPLQAPPPLSLPPPPSPQIQPSLPLALLPPVPRVPSPPSHGFLGTLSAQPPQALLEGDEELTPATPQTPPLSQDHTFMQPLQARPAVQTQPRPQPAPAPPHVPHPFPPTAPQQKGGALQQKLQQSPRSKADSFSAGHLPQVPSPLMMHSPQFHLMGQHSPPQTRKHEQKSHPVVVKEEKPPLLPFSPPSRYDAHKHDSKHRSDLKLLDVSRHRLPDSPICSQQDLKTTQEPKAPAAPKKTQEVKLKNMGSWASLAQRSQSTPASSGRSSSDSFEQFRRAAREKEEREKQLRAQQLRRGQEKLRNRDDDDEPMEQARPLQEETRRCPEQPSPPAPTPPASSPPTSSPQAPPSQPQGAAPPIDQREMARRREQERRRREAMADTIDINFQSDLMAIFEENLF, via the exons ATGTTGCGTGAtggggggaagagaagagacGACATTTCGGATGACAGCTTAACGTCCCGCCCCCGTGCGTCTGACGTCACTGCCGTGCGTCTGACGTCACTGCCCGACGTCGGACCGGACTGTTTGTTCTGGATTTGGGGCAAGAAGGTCTGCGACGCGCGGACGAGCGACCGAAGAAG gttTGGCGCCCATTCCTGGTTCTGGCCGTACGTGAAGTATCTGCCCGCTCGGCTGAGCTATGATTGCACATCTGCATTAGACCACAGCTGCACAGCGACCAGCAT AGACCCAAGTGAGGACTGTAATGGCCtgagggccccccccctcccacctggcCCCGCCATGTCCTATCCGCTCAAGCTGTCCGCTCAGTCACTGCAACCCTCCACGGCGATGGGAGACGGGCCAGAGGCCGGCGGCAGCCAGagcctcccccccgcccccctgccaCTGGCCTTCAACGCCGCGCCCCCAGAAATATGGAGCCCCTCCCGACCCAAGCGACAGACCAACCAGCTGCAG ttcCTGCTCAAAGAGGTGCTGAAGACGCTGTGGAAACACCACTTTGCGTGGCCCTTCCAGGCTCCCGTAGACGCCATCAAGCTGGGTTTACCT GACTACTACAAGATCATCAAGATCCCTATGGACATGGGCACCATAAAGAAGCGCCTGGAGAACCACTACTACTGGAACGCCCACGAGTGCATCCAGGACTTCAACACCATGTTCACCAACTGCTACATCTACAACAAG cctggCGATGACATCGTCCTGATGGCGAAGGCCCTGGAGAAGGTTTTCCTCCACAAGATCACAGAGATGCcgcaggaggagacggagatCGCCGTGGTCACCAAGGGACGCCGCGGAGGCCGACGGGAGCCAG GTTTCAAGTCGGATTCGGGCCAGGACTCGtctccctccaccaccccccacgCCCGGGGCTTCTCGTCTCCCTCCAACATGGTGCCGACCCatgctgtgcccccccctcagggCCCTCCCGCCCTGACCCTGTCCCAGCCCCCACGGGTGCCCCCCACGCCCAGCTCCCACGCGCCCCACCTGGGCCCTCCGTTCCCCCTCTCAACACCGGATGTTCTGGTTCAGGGCGTgacctctgtcccccccccggccctgaCGCACCCAGGCCTCCCCCCTGCTCCCGTGCTGCAGAGCCCCCCCGCCCTCATCAAG cagcagaggaagagcCAGAAGAGGAAGGCTGACACCACGACGCCCACCGCCAACGACCAGCTGAGCgagtccccccccgtccctgctGAGACTCGGCAGCGGCGGGACAGCATCCGCCCATCCAAGACGCCCAAAAAAGACACGTCTCAGCCTGACTCCCAGCACCACCCgggaggggggccgggggaggcggcggcggcgagggggggggcggcggtcgcCCAGAAGCGGCAGGAGCAGATGCGTTGCTGCGCGCGGCTGGTCAGGGAGATGCTCTCCAAGAAACATGTGGGGTACGCGTGGCCCTTCTACAAGCCCGTGGACGTGAAGGCCCTCGGTCTCCATGACTACCACGACATCATCAAGCACCCCATGGACCTCAGCAACATCAAG AGGAAGCTGGACACCCGGCAGTACAGAGACGCTCAGGAGTTTGCAGCAGACGTCCGCTTGATGTTCTCCAACTGTTACAAGTACAACCCCCCCGAACACGACGTGGTGGGGATGGCGCGCAAGCTACAG GACGTGTTCGAGATGCGTTTTGCCAAAATGCCAGACGAGCCGGAGGAGCCGGCCCCCGTTCCCACCCCGTCGTCCGCcctccaccccgcccccccctcggcccgACAAGCCCCGCCTCTTCCCCGCATCTCGGACAAcgacagctccagctcctcggagtcGGAGTCCTCGGGGGGGGACTCCGAGCACGAGAGGCAGCACCGACTGGCCGAGTTACAGGAACAG ctTAAAGCTGTGCACGAGCAGCTGGCGGCGCTCTCTCAGCCCCCCGCCTGCAAACccaagaagaaggagagggagagggagaaggagaaggagagggagagggagaaggagcatgagagagagaagaagaagaaggagaagcaaaaaaagaagatggcAGAAGAATTTGCGGAggggccccccccctctgtgacaCTGACGGGCGGCAAGAAGAtcaagagcagcaaggagcCCATTGCAgtgaagaaggagaggaagaagcccag GAAGGACGGTGTGAGAAACAGCCGGGGGCTCGCCCCCCCGCAGCCCGAGCCCACGCCCCTCGTCCCCTCGGCCTCGCTGGAGGCAGAAGAAGAGCCGG aTGTGTTTGGGGGCGTGTCCTCCGACCGGTGCCGGCCCATGTCCTACGAGGAGAAGCGCCAGCTGAGCCTGGACATCAACAAGCTGCCCGGAGACAAACTGGGCCGCGTGGTCCACATCATCCAAACCAGGGAGCCGTCTCTGAAGAACTCGAACCCGGACGAGATCGAGATCGACTTTGAGACGCTGAAGCCGTCCACGCTGAGAGAGCTGGAGAAGTACGTCTCCAGCtgcctgaagaagaagaggaagagcccCTCAG GAGAAAAACCTCTGGAAGCGACACACGTGCCGAAGGTGAAGACGGGATCCTCGTCTTCAGGCAGCAGCGACTCGTCCGACAGCGAAGACTCTGAGAATG GGCTGGTTCCCAAGCTGCAGAAGAAGATCCCGCCGATCAAAGACGCCAAGGGGCCCGCTCCggtccctcctcctcagcccccccacacccagCCCCCGGCGATCcagtccaaaccccccccccctgccatgGTCCCGTCTCTGGACTCGTCGCAGCTGATGGGCTCTGGGTTTGATCCTCTGGCTCAGTTCATTAACGCTCACCTGCGATCCAACGCCGAGCCCCCCGTCACCGCGGTGCCCGGCCTCCTCCACGCCAACGCCCCCCCCGGGACGCACCCCTTCCTCCCCCAGCTGCCCGTCACTCCGTCTCCAG CGATCCACATCGCTCTTCCCCAGCAGCCATCTCGGCCCAGCAGCAGAGCCGCGCCCCTTCCTCCCAAACCCCTGCAGGCCCCTCCCCCGTTGTCACTGCCTCCGCCCCCCTCGCCCCAGATCCAGCCCTCGCTACCACTCGCCCTCCTGCCGCCCGTCCCCCGTGTGCCGTCGCCCCCCTCGCACGGCTTCCTGGGAACCCTCTCGGCACAGCCCCCCCAAGCCCTGCTGGAAGGCGATGAGGAGCTCACCCCCGCCACTCCTCAAACCCCGCCCCTCAGTCAGGACCACACCTTCATGCAGCCGCTGCAGGCTCGGCCCGCCGTGCAGACGCAGCCCCGCCCTCAGCCtgcgcccgcccccccccacgtgcCCCACCCGTTCCCTCCCACGGCGCCGCAGCAGAAGGGGGGGGCCCTGCAGCAGAAGCTGCAACAGTCGCCTCGCAGCAAAGCAGATTCCTTCTCAGCAG GTCATCTGCCACAGGTTCCCTCCCCCCTGATGATGCATTCTCctcagttccatctgatgggACAACACTCGCCCCCCCAGACCCGGAAGCAT GAGCAGAAGTCACACCCTGTGGTGGTCAAAGAGGAGAAACCCCCCCTGCTGCCCTTCAGCCCCCCCTCGCGCTacgacgcacacaaacacgacaGCAAGCACA GATCCGACCTGAAGCTCCTGGACGTTTCTCGTCATCGCCTCCCAGACTCGCCCATCTGCTCCCAGCAAGACCTCAAAACCACGCAGGAGCCCAAAGCTCCAGCGGCCCCTAAGAAGACCCAG GAGGTGAAGCTGAAGAACATGGGCTCCTGGGCCAGCCTGGCTCAGAGGTCTCAGTCCACGCCGGCGTCCTCGGGGCGCTCCTCCAGCGACAGCTTCGAGCAGTTCAGACGGGCGGcgcgggagaaggaggagagggagaagcagcTGAGGGCGCAGCAGCTCCGCCGGGGGCAGGAGAAGCTTCG TAACcgtgacgacgacgacgagccCATGGAGCAGGCGCGTCCGTTGCAAGAAGAAACCCGCCGTTGCCCCGAGCAACCCTCCCCGCCGGCCCCCACCCCTCCGGCCTCCAGCCCGCCCACTTCCTCCCCCCAGGCCCCGCCCTCACAACCACAGGGCGCAGCCCCGCCCATCGACCAGCGGGAGATGGCACGCCGCCGCGAGCAGGAGAGGCGCCGGAGAGAGGCG atggCTGACACCATCGACATCAACTTCCAGAGCGACCTGATGGCCATTTTTGAAGAGAATCTGTTCTGA